TACTTAAAGATATAGCTGAAAACATAGAAGACTATTCCACTTTGAAATTAGATATAGAGAAAAGTAAAGCAGCAGCAAAATATATTGAAATAGCTAACAAGAGCAAAAGAATTTCAAAATAATAGAGTATAGTTTTAAATTGAAAATAAAGTATTTAAATTACGACTATATTTATTGTATGAGGTGGTAATTAAATGGCTATATTTACTTTTTTAAATGACCAATTACTTAAGATGAAATGGCTTTGGAATTTGATAGAGATATTAGTAGAAAAGTTCTTTAAACTATCTATAAATAGCCGTATAGGTGGTAGTATTCACTTTTTCATCTATGATACTATAAAAATATTTATACTTTTATCAGTAATGATTTATTTAATATCCTATATCCAAAGTTATTTTCCACCAGAGAGAACTAAGAAAATTATTGGTGGTATCAAGGGCGTTAAAGGAAATATATTAGGAGCTTTATTAGGCATTTTAACCCCCTTTTGTAGTTGTTCTAGTATACCTATTTTTGTAGGTTTTGTTTCTGCAGGATTACCTTTAGGAGCTACTTTTTCATTTTTAATATCTTCACCTATGATTGATTTGGCATCTCTTATGCTGCTAATGTCTTTCTTCGGTACTAAAATTGGAGTAGTTTATGTAGTAGTAGGTGTAATTGTAGCAGTTATGGGAGGAGTATTAATTAATAATTTAAAGATGGAAAAGTATGTTGAAGATTACGTATGGGCAGTAGATGGTGCTGAGGTTGAACCTAAGGGAATGACTCGTAAAGATAGAATGGAATTTTCAAAGGATCAGGTAAAAGATATAGTTGGTAGAGTATGGCCCTATATTTTAGTCGGAGTAGGTATAGGTGCAGGAATTCATAATTGGGTTCCCCAATCTATTATAGAAAGAATTTTAGGAGAGAATAATCCTTTCTCAGTTTTAATAGCTACTTTTATTGGTATACCAATTTATGCTGATATATTTGGTACTCTTCCAATAGCAGAAGCTTTGTTGGCTAAAGGAGTAGGGATTGGTACAGTTATAGCTTTTATGATGGGAGTAACTACTCTTTCAATTCCATCTTTAGTAATGTTAAGTAAGGTTGTAAAACCAAAATTATTAATTACATTTGTAGCTATTGTAACGTTGGGAATAATAATAGTTGGATACGGACTTAATGCTTTTTCCTTTATATTTGTATAGCAATGAATTAGAGAATATAGATGTTTGTGAATAGAAATATATTTTAGAAGGGAGGAAATAGAATCTATCATGTTTTTTCGCAACTAAAAATATAGTTTATTATGACTAGATTCTGTATAGTTTTATGGAAATAAAAATATTAGGTGTAGGTTGTTCTAAATGTGATAAATTAGAAAAAAATTTAAATAAGGCTTTAGAAGACTTAAAATTAGATGCTACTATAGAAAAAGTAGCTGATTTAAAGGAAATTGTAGCTTATGGTGTTATGAATCCCCCAGCTCTTGTTATAGATGATGAGGTAAAAACCGTGGGTAAAGTTCCAAAGGTGAAAGAAATAAAAAAGTATTTTAGCTGAGTATTAAAGGACCTTGAAACCTTGTTTTCAAGGTCCTTTAATTTAGACTAATTCTATAGTAAATTACTAACAAATATGTTCTCAGTTTATACATTAGAAAATAAAATTTCTATAATTAATTAATGTTATTAACAAATTCTATTAATTCCTTCACAAATTCTTCATTTAAAGGTAAATCTGGTTTACTATAGGTGGCAAAGTTTCTATTTTTACTTTTAGGAGCATCTTTTAATATATGGTTCATCTTTTCTATTAGTATTAACTTAGAGTCTGGATTTCCTTGATGTAAATTTTCAGCATCCTCAACAGTAACTTGAAGATCATTTGTACCTTGGACAATTAATATTGGGACT
This region of Tissierellales bacterium genomic DNA includes:
- a CDS encoding thioredoxin family protein, whose product is MEIKILGVGCSKCDKLEKNLNKALEDLKLDATIEKVADLKEIVAYGVMNPPALVIDDEVKTVGKVPKVKEIKKYFS
- a CDS encoding permease; the encoded protein is MAIFTFLNDQLLKMKWLWNLIEILVEKFFKLSINSRIGGSIHFFIYDTIKIFILLSVMIYLISYIQSYFPPERTKKIIGGIKGVKGNILGALLGILTPFCSCSSIPIFVGFVSAGLPLGATFSFLISSPMIDLASLMLLMSFFGTKIGVVYVVVGVIVAVMGGVLINNLKMEKYVEDYVWAVDGAEVEPKGMTRKDRMEFSKDQVKDIVGRVWPYILVGVGIGAGIHNWVPQSIIERILGENNPFSVLIATFIGIPIYADIFGTLPIAEALLAKGVGIGTVIAFMMGVTTLSIPSLVMLSKVVKPKLLITFVAIVTLGIIIVGYGLNAFSFIFV